A window of Pseudodesulfovibrio hydrargyri contains these coding sequences:
- the ribH gene encoding 6,7-dimethyl-8-ribityllumazine synthase produces the protein MSVKTIEGMLDAKGLKIAIVAARFNDFIVDRLISGAVDYLVRHGASEDDLTLIRLPGAFELPLAAQKLARSGKYAGIVVLGAVIRGGTPHFDYVCSECAKGIAHASMESGVPMGFGLLTCDSLDQAIERAGAKAGNKGVEAASALLETVRVLEQI, from the coding sequence ATGTCCGTGAAGACCATCGAAGGGATGCTGGACGCCAAGGGACTCAAGATCGCCATCGTGGCCGCCCGGTTCAACGATTTCATCGTCGACCGCCTGATCTCCGGTGCCGTGGACTACCTTGTCCGGCACGGCGCGTCCGAGGACGACCTGACCCTGATCCGCCTACCCGGCGCCTTCGAGCTGCCGCTGGCCGCCCAGAAGCTGGCGCGGTCCGGCAAGTACGCGGGCATCGTCGTGCTCGGCGCGGTCATCCGCGGCGGCACCCCGCACTTCGACTACGTGTGCAGCGAATGCGCCAAGGGCATCGCCCACGCGTCCATGGAGTCCGGCGTGCCCATGGGCTTCGGACTGCTGACCTGCGACTCCCTGGACCAGGCCATCGAACGGGCCGGAGCCAAGGCGGGCAACAAGGGCGTGGAAGCCGCCTCCGCCCTGCTCGAGACCGTCCGGGTCCTGGAGCAGATCTAA